The region ATCAGGGCGCTGGCCACCCCGACCCCGAACTTCGGCCCGAGGTTGACCGTGGCCACCTCGTAGTCGCCGCCGCCGGAGGGGTAGGCGTGCACGTTCTGCCGGTAGCTCGCCACCACGGTCAGCATGACCACGACGACCGCCAGAGCGACCCAGGGTGAGAAGACGAAGGCTGAGGCACCCGCGATCGACAGGGTCAACAGGATCTCGTCCGGCGCGTACGCCACGCTGGACAGCGCGTCGGAGGCGAAGACCGGCAACGCGATGCGCTTCGGCAGGAGGGTGTGCTTGAGCCGGTCGGACCGGAACGGTCGCCCGACGAGCAGCCTCTTCAGCAGGGAGGTGGGACTGGCCACAACCGCTAAGCGTACGACCGCGACGATCGCGCCGCCGCCGGGTGCCTGGCCACCGCCGGCCCGGCGGCCGTGGGTGCCTGGCCGTAGCCAGGAACCACACGACCGGTACGGTCGGTCGGCGGGCCGAGCGGCGGCGTGGCACGCTCTTGGTGACAGTCCCACCGGTACGGCTGGGCGCACGCGGTCTGTGGGAGGAGCACCGTGCACATCGTGATCATGGGTTGTGGCCGGGTCGGCTCGACGCTCGCCCACAGCCTGGAGTCCCGAGGGCACACGGTCGCCGTCATCGACCAGGACGCGGACTCGTTCCGCCGACTCGGTGCCGACTTCGGCGGTCTCACCGTCACCGGTATCGGCTTCGACGGCGAGGTGCTCCGCCAGGCCGGCATCGAACGGGCCGACGCCTTCGCCGCGGTGTCCAGCGGCGACAACTCCAACATCATCTCGGCCCGGCTGGCCCGGGAGACGTTCGGCGTGCCCCGGGTGGTGGCCCGCATCTACGACCAGCGGCGGGCGCAGGTCTACGAGCGGCTCGGCATCCCGACGGTCGCCACCGTCCGGTGGACCGCCGACCGCATGGTCCGACATCTGGTGCCCGAGGGCAACGTGGAGATCTTCCGAGATCCCACCAGCACCATATCGATCATCGAGGTGCCGATGCACGACGACTGGATCGGGCGACCGCTGCGGCTGCTGGAGGAGACGACCGGCGCGCGGACGGCGTACCTGATGCGGTTCGGCATCGGCACACTGCCCACGGCGTCCACCGTCATCCAGGAGGGTGACCAGGTATTCATGCTGGTCACCGACGACATCGCCGGGCCGGTCACGTCGGCGGCGGGGGCACCGCCGGAAGGAGGACGGTGACCATGCGGGTCGCCATCGCGGGGGCGGGCAACGTCGGGCGATCGATCGCCCAGGAACTGATCGAGAACGGCCACCAGGTGATGCTCATCGAGCGCCAGCCGAAGATGCTGCGCCCGGACCGCGTACCGGCCGCCGAGTGGGTGCTCGCCGACGCGTGCGAGCTGACCAGCCTGGAGGAGGCCGACCTCGCCGGCTGTGACGTGGTGGTGGCCGCCACCGGTGACGACAAGGCGAACCTGGTCGTCTCGTTGCTGGCCAAGACCGAATTCGCCGTTCCCCGGGTGGTCGCCCGGGTCAACCGGGCCGAGAACGAATGGCTCTTCACCGACCAGTGGGGCGTCGACGTGGCGGTCAGCACGCCCCGGGTGATGGCGGCCCTGGTCGAGGAGGCGGTCACCGTCGGCGACCTGGTCCGGCTGATGACCTTCCGACAGAGCGAGGCCAACCTCGTCGAGATCACCCTGCCGCCCTCCGCGCCCTACGTCGGGCACCCCATCCACGCCGTACCGCTGCCGAGGGACGCCGCCCTGGTGGCGATCCTGCGCGGCAAGCGGGTGCTGGTACCGAGCCCGGACGATCCGCTGGAGGTCGGCGACGAACTGATCTTCGTCTGTACGGCGGAGACCGAGGACGCGGTCCGCACCGTCATCCTGGGTGCCGACAGCGTCGAACGGACCCGCAACAACGCCGGCTGAGCCTCGGCAAGGCGAGGCGAGGCGAACCGCCCGGCCGTGCGGCGGGTACGCCTCAGCCGGCCAGCGGGGTGGGCACCGTCCGGGTGACCCGGCGCACCGTCCAGCCGGTGATGGCCAGCAGCAGCGCGTACGGCGGGTAGCCCAGCGCCAACCGGGCGATGCCCAGTGCGGTGTCCATGTCTGCCAGGTAGAGCCCGGCCTGCACGCCGACCTTGGCCAGCCAGACCACGCCCCACAGGACGGTGAGCCAGGTGAAGGTACGGACCAGGCGGGGATCCTGCCGCCAGCGCGAGCTGCCGCCGGCCATGAGCACCGACCAGAGCCAGCCGACCAGCGGCTGACGGATCGCGGCCGACCCCAGTAGGGCCAGCCCGTAGCCGATGCCGTAGAGGATGCCGGGTAGGTGGAAGTCCTTCTCACTGCCGGTCTTCCAAGCGATCACGGCACCGATACCGATGCCGAACAGGCCGTTGATCGCATGCCGGACGGGCCGGCGCTGGATCAGCCGCAGTACGGCGATCCCCACCGCGACGGTGACCGATGCGATCAGCGCCGGACGCAGCTCGGTCAGGATGTTGACCAGCACGAAGACGGCCACCGGAATGCTCGACTCGGCCAGCCCGCGCCAGCCGCCCAACTGCTCGGCGACCTGCTCGGCGATGGTGGGCAGCGGTGCCTCATCCTGCGGATCGGTGTCGACCTCGGCGTCCCGATGCTGTCCGGTCGTCATCTGCGCCTCTCCCCTGTACTGGCCGTCTCCCCTGTCGGGCGGCGGCCGTGGAGACGGTTGCCCGCCGATCGGTGGGCCGTCGGCGCCTTCACCGGGGCATTTCCAACTCGTAGTACGGGTTGTAGATGACCTTACGGTCGTCCCGCACCGCCACCCGGCCCCGAGCGGTGAGCTGCCGCCCCGGTTCGATACCAGCGATGTGCCGCCGGCCAAGCCAGACCAGCGTCACCACGTCGCTGCCGTCGTAGAGGTCGGCCTCCAGGGTGGGCAGATTGGTACGTGGCGTGTAGACCACGGTGCGGAGCCGTCCGGCGATCGACACCACCTGACCTCGCTGGCACTGCCGGGCCGGCGTACCACCGGACTCGGCGCTCTCCCGCTGCAACTCCTGCGCCTCGATCTCGGCCTCGCTCGCGGTCAGCCGCTGCAGCATCCGCCGCAGCGACACCCGAGCCTCGTCGGTCGCCATGACCTCGGTGTCACCCTTTCCCGGCGTGAGCCGCAGTTGCCGGCATCAGCCAGTTGCCGACGCGACCTGCACCTGGCGGCGCGAGCCGCAGTTCCCGGCACGAGCCGCAGTTCCCGGCACGAGCTGCACCTGCCGACGTGAGCCGTCCGGCCCGGTCCCGGTGGGAGCCATGCCGAAAGCGTACGCCGAACAGCCGGCTCCTCGCAGTGGCACCTGCGGGGCCGGCCGGCGACCGGGAGATACGGATCAGCTCGACCCGCGTGGTCGCGGCGACGGTTTGTCGCGATGCGGGGTCTGATGTCCGGACACCATGCCGTTGACCGGAGCAGCGTTCGGCTGTGCCTCGGCACCCGGATCGGCCTGCTGGGCCATCTCCCGGGGCAGCCGCAACGGCAGTGGCTCACGCACCGGCTTCGCCTCGTTGCCCCGGTCGACCACCAGGCCAGCGAGGCATTCGGCGAGCGGGCCAGCCGCCGCCGGGCTGCTCGCCGCGGTGCCCTGGTACACCCCGCGCACCATCCACCGGGGCCCGTCCACCCCGACGAACCGCAGTTCGGTCGGGCCGTCCGGGGTGTCGACCCGAGCCAACAGTTCGACGCCGTACTCGCCGTCGGTCTCCTGCGTGGTAGCGCCGTCCTTGGTCAGGGATGTGCGGATCTCGTCGCGCACCTCCGGCCAGATCCCCTCCGACCGGGGAGCGGCGAAGACCCCCAGTTGCAGGGCGCTCTCCCCGTGCACCAGCACGACCTGTTGGATCGTGCCATCGGGGTCGGCCTGGACCCGGACCTCCACTCCCCCCACCGCCGGTATCCGCAGGCTGCCCAGGTCGAGTCGCTGCACCTCAGGTGCCGCCTCGGTGACGTCGTACGGGCCGCGCCCGGCGGACTCCGCCCCCACCTCGTCGTCGTGGGCCACCGAATCGATGTCCGGCCGCCCCGACTGGGCATGCCGCCCGGAGTCACGGCGTCCTCGGGAGAAGATCACTTTGCCCGCCTTCCGTCTCTCAGCTCTTGTCGCTCGCGCCACGTGGCGCGAGCAGGTCCGCGTGCCCACCGGTCGATCCGTGCCCGCCGGTACCCCGAGGGGAATCGGGCAGTTCGTCGACGACATGGAACCGGGCCCGCTCCACCCGCTGCACCACCAGCTGGGCGATCCGATCGCCACGGGAGATCTTCGCTGCCCTCACCCGATCATGGTTTATCAGGTTGACCAGAATCTCGCCACGGTAGCCGGCGTCGACCGTACCGGGGGCGTTGAGCACCGTCACGCCCAGCCGCGTGGCGAGTCCGGAGCGGGGGTGCACCAGCCCCACGAACCCGTCCGGTAACGCGATCGCCACACCGGTGCGGACCAGCACCCGGGCACCCGGCGGGATCTCCACGTCCTCGGCGGACACCAGGTCGGCTCCGGCGTCACCAGGGTGGGTGTACGCCGGCAACGGCAGATCCGGGTCCAACTGCCGTACGGACACAGGCACGTCGTGGGTCACGGTCTCCTACTTCCATCCGGGAGTTCGGTGGTCGTCTCCATCCTGCCGGGTACGACCGTCCCGCCGCGCCGTACCCTCGACAGGGTGACACCGTCCCGCTCTCAGTCCACCGCGGTTTCGACCGCACCGGCCACCCACGGGTACGCCGAACGGCTACGTCTGCCCTGGTGGGCGTGGCTGCTCGGGATCGGCTTCGCTGCCTTCATGGCGGTGGAGATCTGGATGGGTGCGCCCGGGATGCGTGCCTGGCTGCCGTTCGCGATCCTGCTGCCGCTGACCGGAATCGGCCTGTGGTGGCTCGGTCGGATCAGGGTCGCCGTGCAGGACGGTGAGTTCCTGGTCGACGATGCCCGGCTGCCGGTCCGGTTCGTCGCCGACGCCATCGCGTTGGACGCCAACGGACGGCGCGAGGTGCTGGGGGTGGGCGCCGATCCGCTGGCATTCGTCGTGCAGCGCCCCTGGGTGCCCGGTGCCGTCCAGGTGGTCCTCGACGACCCGGCCGACCCCACGCCGTACTGGGTGGTTAGTTCGCGCAATCCGGTCCGGTTGGCCACGGCGATCCTCGCTGCGCGGGACGCGGCCTGAGCCGGCGTCCACCAGGTCCGTGCCGGGCCTGCGTACGACGGGCTCGTCAGGCCGCTCAGCGGTCGTCGGCGGCCCGGCCGGTGATCACCCCAGCCGGCCCGGTGACGCCGGCCGCTCCGATCACGCCGGCCGCTCCGATGATGCCGGGCGGACCGGCGGCCTCGATGCCAGACCCAACCCGCAGGTCGGTACGGATCTGGTCCCCCAACTTCCGGGTCGCACGACGGTTGAGGTAGCTCGCGACCGCCGCGCCGGTGAGGAAGGGCCCCAACGTGCTGAGGTTGCGACCGAACCGGCGCAGCAGGGTGTCCCGTAGTTCGTTGCGGGCCGCCGTGCCGAGCACGGTGCCCACCCCGACCCCGGGCACCATCGGGTTGATCCCACGTCGACTCGCCCAAGAATGGACCATGCTGGCCGCGCGCTGGGTTCCGGTGCCCGGGAGCCGCGCGCCGTAGACCTCGTGCAGTTCACCGATCAGCTTGATCTCGATCGCGACGACCGCCACCGTCTCGGCGGCCAACAGCACGGGCGCCGACAGCAGAGCCGGCGTGGCCGCCCACTTCACCGCCGCCACCCCGCCACCGGCGGCACCGATTCCGGCGGTGGCCCGGGCGGCGTTGCGGATCAGCCGCTCGGCGAGCGCGTCGTCGTTCAGGCCGTCGAAGTGCCGGCGTAGCGTCTCCCGGTCGCGGATCGGAATGTGCGGCACGACGTCGCTCACCGTGTCGGTGAGCCAGCGAATGGCCGCCTTCGGCTTGAACAGGTCTGCCAGCCCACGGCCACGCACCTGACCGACAAGGGCACGCAACAGCCGCCGACGTTGGGCCTGCCCCAGCTCACCATCGCTGAGGGCGACAACAGTCGCGCCCAGGTCCCCGTCGACTCCAGCCGGTGCCGCAGGCGGGGTTTCCGGCTTCCCGTAAGGCCCGTCCATGGTTTGACCTCCAGCACGAATCGCTCCGGAGCACATCGAGGCTGCCGGATCGCGCCGTCCAGCATCGAGCTGCCTGAATCAAGTCAAGCAGCTCGACACCCCCCGCGCATGCCGAGTCGGTTGCGGCGACCTCCACCGCCGAGGCCGCCGCTCGAGCCCCCCTGCTACAAATCAGGCGCACTCACGACAAATCAGCTCGCCGTTGCGCTCAATGGCAAGCTGGCTGCGGTGATGCACGAGGAAGCAGCGTCCGCAGCGGAACTCGTCCGACTGCATCGGCAGCACCTTGACCGTGAGCTCCTCATCGGCCAGGTCGGCACCCGGTAGCTCAAAGCTCTCGGCAACCTCGGCCTCGTCGACGTCCACGGCGCCGGACTGTGAGTCGACTCGCCGTGCCTTGAGCTCTTCCAGGCTGTCCTCGCCGAGGTCGACCTCGTCGCGACGCGGGGCGTCGTAGTCGGTGGCCATCGGTTTCACTCTCCCATATCGATATAGTCGCTTCCGGTTGTAACGCCGGACGACACTGTTTCGGTTCCGCTGGCCGGCCTTCTTTTTTCCGGACCTGCACCCCGACCTGTTACAGCCGGGTCACAGCCGCCAGGGAACTCCCCCGGCGAGCGCGGTACCTTACCCCCCTCGGGCAGGGCATGTATACCGCCCTCGTGGCATGGTTGTACGCCCGAGCGCGCGGAGTTGTTCCCAATGTGACTCAGGCGACACGAAGATAGGGGCAGGAGTAAGCTGATCGCTGTCGGCGCGCCGGCACTATCGGCGGTTTCCACACAACGAACCGGCACCCGCTAGCCTCAGCGGCATACGCGGTAGCCGGCACAGGCGGGCCCACCCCCGCCCCCGGCAGCCGACCATCACACTGCATGGGGAGCCCCCGAATATGAGCTTTGCGCGCGTGCGAGCGCTCGTTGTCGTCGGCGCACTGGTGGTGCTCGCCCTGGTCTTCGTCGTGATCGCAATCGTGCGGGACACCCAGAGCGGACGAGCCGGGGCAAAGGGGTGCCCGGACGGATACGTCCTGGTCGACGTCAAACTGAGGATGGCCCAGGACGTCAAGGTCAATGTCTACAACGCGACCGACGAACCAGGGCTGGCGGGTAGCGTCGCCGACGATTTCCGCAACCGCAAGTTCCAGGTGCTGAAGTCTGGCAACGAGAAGCCCGTGGACGAGGTCGCGGTGCTTCGGTACGGCCCCAAGGGCGTCGGATCGGGGCATCTGCTGCGGGCCTACTTCCTCAACGAGGCGAAGCTGCAGTTCGACCCGAAGCGCGAGGATGACGTGGTGGACGTGGTGATCGGCGGCGGTTTCCAGCAGCTGGCCACCACGACCGAGGTCAACCAGTCGCTGGGCGAGATCGGCGGCCAGCCGGAGCTGCCGGCAGGCACCTGCGCCGCCCCGAAGGACGAGTGAGGTAGTCAGCCGGCCGGCTGGGGGATCGCGCCACGGTCCGACCTCCCAGCCGGCCGGAACGCCCTCCAGCGGCAGCAGCCAGCTCCGGCGGCGGGTCACGGTCCGCCGGCAGCATCCAGCTCCGCCAGCCGGGCGTGCAACGGCTCGAAGAGCGCCGGCGGGGCGGCGATGACCAACTCGGGACCGGGCGGCGCACCGGCCAGACCGGCCACCCGCAACCCGGCCTCGGCGGCGATCAGCCCGCCCGCGGCAAGGTCCCAGGCGGCCAGCCCCTTCTCGTAGTACGCGTCGACCGCACCCTCGGCGGCCAGGCACAGATCGAGCGCTGCGGCACCGAACCGGCGAATGTCCCGGACCTGCGGGATCAGCTGAGCCAGTACTGCCGCCTGGTGGGCCCGCCGGCCCGAGTCGTAACCGAACCCGGTGGCGACCAGGGCCTGCCCAAGATCTGTCTCCGTGGAGCACCGCAACCGCTGACCGTCACGGAAGGCACCGTCACCCCGGGTGGCGGTCCATTCGGCGCCGGTCGCCGCGTTCCGGACCACCCCGGCGACCACCACCCCGTCGATCTCCGCCGCCAGCGAGATCGCGTACTGGGGTAGACCGTAGAGATAGTTGACGGTGCCATCGATGGGGTCCACGATCCACCGCACCGAACCCGGGGCGGCTGGCCGGTTGGAACCGCCAGAATCGCCGTATTCCTCGCCGAGGACGGTGTCCTGGGGGCGAATCGCCCGCAGCGCCGCCACGACCTGTCGCTCCACCGCCCGGTCCGCCGCCGTGACCACGTCGGTCCTGGTGCTCTTCGTGGTTATCCCGGAAACCCCCTCGGCCCGCATCGACCGTGCGGTGTTGGCCGCGTCACGGGCCACCGCCAATGCGACTTCCAGCAGCTCGCCCGGTGTCGGCCCGGTGCCCCGCATGTCGTCCCCTTCCCGCACGGCTACGGCAAGACGAGCCGGGCGCGAGTATCATCCTTACAAAGTCCACATTCGCTTCGAGTCGGCGGCCCTGGCCGCCTCTCTGGCGTGCGGCGGGGGATGATCGCCGCAGACGGCGTTACAATTCACGCCTGCCCACGC is a window of Micromonospora polyrhachis DNA encoding:
- a CDS encoding potassium channel family protein — protein: MHIVIMGCGRVGSTLAHSLESRGHTVAVIDQDADSFRRLGADFGGLTVTGIGFDGEVLRQAGIERADAFAAVSSGDNSNIISARLARETFGVPRVVARIYDQRRAQVYERLGIPTVATVRWTADRMVRHLVPEGNVEIFRDPTSTISIIEVPMHDDWIGRPLRLLEETTGARTAYLMRFGIGTLPTASTVIQEGDQVFMLVTDDIAGPVTSAAGAPPEGGR
- a CDS encoding potassium channel family protein, which codes for MRVAIAGAGNVGRSIAQELIENGHQVMLIERQPKMLRPDRVPAAEWVLADACELTSLEEADLAGCDVVVAATGDDKANLVVSLLAKTEFAVPRVVARVNRAENEWLFTDQWGVDVAVSTPRVMAALVEEAVTVGDLVRLMTFRQSEANLVEITLPPSAPYVGHPIHAVPLPRDAALVAILRGKRVLVPSPDDPLEVGDELIFVCTAETEDAVRTVILGADSVERTRNNAG
- a CDS encoding DUF3159 domain-containing protein — encoded protein: MTTGQHRDAEVDTDPQDEAPLPTIAEQVAEQLGGWRGLAESSIPVAVFVLVNILTELRPALIASVTVAVGIAVLRLIQRRPVRHAINGLFGIGIGAVIAWKTGSEKDFHLPGILYGIGYGLALLGSAAIRQPLVGWLWSVLMAGGSSRWRQDPRLVRTFTWLTVLWGVVWLAKVGVQAGLYLADMDTALGIARLALGYPPYALLLAITGWTVRRVTRTVPTPLAG
- a CDS encoding OB-fold nucleic acid binding domain-containing protein, with the protein product MATDEARVSLRRMLQRLTASEAEIEAQELQRESAESGGTPARQCQRGQVVSIAGRLRTVVYTPRTNLPTLEADLYDGSDVVTLVWLGRRHIAGIEPGRQLTARGRVAVRDDRKVIYNPYYELEMPR
- a CDS encoding DUF3710 domain-containing protein, producing the protein MIFSRGRRDSGRHAQSGRPDIDSVAHDDEVGAESAGRGPYDVTEAAPEVQRLDLGSLRIPAVGGVEVRVQADPDGTIQQVVLVHGESALQLGVFAAPRSEGIWPEVRDEIRTSLTKDGATTQETDGEYGVELLARVDTPDGPTELRFVGVDGPRWMVRGVYQGTAASSPAAAGPLAECLAGLVVDRGNEAKPVREPLPLRLPREMAQQADPGAEAQPNAAPVNGMVSGHQTPHRDKPSPRPRGSS
- the dut gene encoding dUTP diphosphatase, with product MTHDVPVSVRQLDPDLPLPAYTHPGDAGADLVSAEDVEIPPGARVLVRTGVAIALPDGFVGLVHPRSGLATRLGVTVLNAPGTVDAGYRGEILVNLINHDRVRAAKISRGDRIAQLVVQRVERARFHVVDELPDSPRGTGGHGSTGGHADLLAPRGASDKS
- a CDS encoding DUF3093 domain-containing protein, translating into MTPSRSQSTAVSTAPATHGYAERLRLPWWAWLLGIGFAAFMAVEIWMGAPGMRAWLPFAILLPLTGIGLWWLGRIRVAVQDGEFLVDDARLPVRFVADAIALDANGRREVLGVGADPLAFVVQRPWVPGAVQVVLDDPADPTPYWVVSSRNPVRLATAILAARDAA
- a CDS encoding DUF4193 domain-containing protein — protein: MATDYDAPRRDEVDLGEDSLEELKARRVDSQSGAVDVDEAEVAESFELPGADLADEELTVKVLPMQSDEFRCGRCFLVHHRSQLAIERNGELICRECA
- a CDS encoding LytR C-terminal domain-containing protein, which codes for MRALVVVGALVVLALVFVVIAIVRDTQSGRAGAKGCPDGYVLVDVKLRMAQDVKVNVYNATDEPGLAGSVADDFRNRKFQVLKSGNEKPVDEVAVLRYGPKGVGSGHLLRAYFLNEAKLQFDPKREDDVVDVVIGGGFQQLATTTEVNQSLGEIGGQPELPAGTCAAPKDE
- a CDS encoding inositol monophosphatase family protein, coding for MRGTGPTPGELLEVALAVARDAANTARSMRAEGVSGITTKSTRTDVVTAADRAVERQVVAALRAIRPQDTVLGEEYGDSGGSNRPAAPGSVRWIVDPIDGTVNYLYGLPQYAISLAAEIDGVVVAGVVRNAATGAEWTATRGDGAFRDGQRLRCSTETDLGQALVATGFGYDSGRRAHQAAVLAQLIPQVRDIRRFGAAALDLCLAAEGAVDAYYEKGLAAWDLAAGGLIAAEAGLRVAGLAGAPPGPELVIAAPPALFEPLHARLAELDAAGGP